The genome window ATCATACATGAATTATGGATCCTGTTTACTTCTGTTATTTGTAGCTTATAAAATACTTTTGCTtatgtatattttaatttggcaATGTTACACATGCACCCAATAGGTATTGAACCCACGACCTCATCCTCCACCTTACTTTACAAAGAAAGCAAGTGTAATTTGATCTAGAGCTCATTGACCTTTTGTGTTTATTAATATGTTATTATTTGTCTTTTGAAGTGTAAATTACTTTATTACAaccttaaaatatatttatatacaagcTGAGTTCTGACTGAAATCGCATCTCCCCTTATAAAATTAGGGGGTTAAGGTCATGGGTTTGAACCCACTGGCCGGTTGCGTCCACACTAATTGATTAATGTATTACGACTGTATTGTATCCCAGTTATTGAAAAACTAACAAATCATTGTGTTCAGATcatatgttgttttcttttcattgcTACAACACACAAAACCAATAGGTCTTGAACCCCTACTCTTATGAGGAGACAATTGAATTTGGGCTAAAGCTCATATCACTGACTGCTCATATTGTATCATAGATAACTAATATCCAAGTATGAATGCAAGATCAAATTTAAGACAAAAATACAATCtctagaagaaaaaataaaaattcttaattacCTTGATGGTGCAGTGATATAATATGCTAGACCACCGACAGGAATAGATTGACCACTGGAATATTCAGATTCCTTCCATTTACCCAAAAGATTTACCAGAAAATTTCCACTGTACTTCCTGTAGAGCAGCTGCAAAAtcaccaaaccaaaaataaaataataaattcagaTATACATTTGAAGTGCAAATCGAAGTGGTTGAGACAAGAGCAGTAGCTACCTGGGAGATAAAGTAAAGATTGGATACAAGTGCAGAATGTAGAATAATGGGCATGTTGGAGGTATAGAAGAGCTTGATAGGATATGAACCCTGCTGACCACGTGCATTCTTTGACCTCACAGGCAAAACCACACGGAAACCTTGGAAATAGATTACAATTAGGAAGACCAAGACCGTAGCAAGCAGGTTTGTGACATTTGGAAGATTCTGGCGATAAAAAGCCTCCCGGAGAGCCCGAACCTTGTCGGTTCGAGTTATGAGGAGATGGAATAGGGCAATAACAGCACCCTCAAATTCAGCTCCTCGTCCACTGTTAATAGTGGTGGGACTAAATGCTTTCCAGATAATATTTTCACTgcgaaaaaatatatatatcttcaaaATGATcagataatatttatataaaaaggaGAGCAGAATGAATAGTCACCAGATATTGGTTGCTATGAAAAGTGAAATTCCAGAGCCTAGACCATATCCTTTCTGAAGAAGCTCATCTAAACATATGACAATGATACCAGCAAAGCAGAGCTGAATGATAATTAGAATGGCATTTCCAACTCCAAGTTGGCTAACACTACCATACATGCCGGAGAGAACATAGGCAACAGCCTCACCCACAGCAATCAGTATGCCAAGTAACTTCTGAGCACCATTCCTGGAGGGAAAGTCATATGATCATGATCGTAATGAAgcagcaaaaacaacaaaaaacaaaccaaaaaagaaagaaagaaacttttCTTACAAGAGTGCGCGATCCTCACGCACATTATTGTCGACCTCAATGATCTTGGAGCCAGCAAGAAGTTGCATGACGAGTCCAGAAGTGACAATTGGGGTGATTCCAAGTTCCATGACAGTCCCTCTGTTGGAAGCAAGAATAACACGCATCCAATAGAATGGATCTGCACCTGTTGTAGAGTGTATGCCATAGAGAGGGAGCTGACTACATACCAAGAATATGAATAGAGATATCACTGTATATATCACCTTCTCTCTGAATGGAACTTTTCTATCAGCGCTCTCAACTTCTGGCAGGAATGAAAGAAATGGCCTCACCAGATGAAGCACCCTAAATCCTCCTcccatctttctctttctctttcaatCCAACCTGCACAGAAACAAAATCACCAATACTAATCTGATTAGTTCGCAAAAAATCACTTCTTTTTAAACgaaatttatgtttttagttCCAAATCAGAGAGAAGCAaacaaatttttcaacaaaGAAAAGATGTTTCATTATACATAATagctcaaaattaaaatttcaaataaaaaaattaaaaaaaagtacccaACATCTATCTATCAACATGaatgtttgcatctttcttttttattatatataaatacatacatacataaaataGTAGTCGAAAATCGAATAGATAGATCTTGAatgaaaacagagagagagagagagagattatattatataaagaGATTTTTGTTGAGGTCCAGAAAGTAACCTTTAAGAGTTGAAGAAGATATATGTTATTGATGAGAGttacaaatgaaaaataaaaaagatagagaaCACCAGTGGATCTGATGAACAAAAACAAGCTTAGATCTATcagttttattaaaaataaagagggagagagggaggaCGCACTTAGCCACGATGTAATAGCCATTTAAACTTTGACGTGTGTCAAACAACAGTGACGTGGACTTCCCTCACAAAGAGAGACGGCATGTTTGACCCATTATCtgctttgaatttttctttactttcttttttacatATTTGAATTTGTCTTTAGCTTAGGTTATAACTATTTGGTGTACCTACTACCTATACGGCCTGCGCCTGCTGGCTGTGCAGCGGAATTATCCATCCAAAAacattatatgattttttttttttttttaaaaaaaaagaaacattacaCTTAAAATGGAGAGTAACCGAGTACtaattagttcaattggtaaagtctctgatggttatttaagagatttggggttcaatccccgcctataccaaaaactgattggtggtttggtctaatgataaagagctatcatcaggagcggacgacATAGGTTAAAACcctctccaaaaaataaaaaatggagagTAACCAAGTTCTAACACAATATATACCAAACTCTACTTATAAGTCATACTATAtatctatttaatatttttttttatgggaatctATTTAATATAGTTAATCTAATCTAATATGTAATATCTATCTAATACAAAATCTATTATCTAGtataattcataatttatataaaattaaatatatttagagTTCGTTTGGAAACCgtttatttagttaaaactgaaatattttttttgttgaaagtattatagataaagttaaaaggtagctgaaatagtacaatagaaCTCATAAATAgcatcaaaaagtgcaatgagatccataaatagtagcaaaaataagttaaataatagcaaaaataagctaaatagtaaaaaaactgactttttaagccaatgccaaacGCAACCTTAATCTATTAtccataatttataatttatataaaatcaaacatatttggcatttggcatcATAATATTATGCTACATAAACTTTGAAAACCTCACAATTTCTCACCTCGTTATCTATATACTAGTATGTAACTTGTGCTTATGCATGAGAATGATGAATTGTAGTGGTGTTATTAATGTTAGTTTGAGTTATTAAACATATAGGACATAGTTCGACCAGTACATTTAGaggtactaaaatagtttttttttttttttcaattttcatgatattggttacgtcaagtttctcattacattgctattatgtatataattttaaaaatcactattggatactatatatacaatatcaattcataattattgtttatgaaattctactaaaggtctgtttggatagaacttattttactgaaactgaaaacttattgttgaaaacactatagcaaataAGTGGAAAAACgtggattatatttttttacacgGATATTGTAGCAGAGCTGAAATTACTGTAGCAGAGCTGAAATTACTGTAGCAAATAAATGGCAAAGTTCagctcttttttttcccctttttctaTTCACTCCTCACCATTCCCTTGTGCCTTCAGAGAGttcctttcttcctttcctttatttttttctttgattctctGTTACTTCACTTCTCACTCCCTtgctcacatctctctctcGTTCAAGCTCGCCACCGGAGTTGGGTTGGATTCGGAGTGGTCACGGCGTGGTGGAGTCGGTGTAGTCCCGGCGTGGCGAAGATCGAAATGGTCACGGCGTGGCGGAGATCGGCGTGAGCCCAGCGTGGAAGAAAACGAAGTGGTCACGGCGTGGGCACGGCGGATTCcaatgggtttgtttgattttttgctattaatttttgtcttttgggTTTGGATGGGTTGGATTTTGGATTCCTATGGATTGGTATTTTGGATTCTGATGGGTTTGGGTTGGATTTGGATTGGTTGGTTGGGTTGGCGTGGTGGGCTGTGGTGGTGGCATGGTGGGTAGTAggttgtttggttgtttttgctatgggtttgttgggtttttggtgggttttgttttgttttttttattttgagtttttggttcCGGTGGGTTTGGTGAGTAAAGGGCAGTAGCGCGGTGGGCATGGTGGTGGCGTGGTGGGTAGTgggttgtttggttgtttttgctATGGGTTTACTGGGTCtttgatgggttttgttttgttttttttttttttttttgaattttgggtttttggttccgGTGGGTTTGGTCGACAGAGGGCAGTGGTGGCGTGGTGGtgattgtttgtttggttgttgagcAAGTGAGGGAGAGGCTCGGTGTCCATGAACAGTGCTTCAACACGCACCGTTCATCAGAGTCGTCGCTCACCGTTTAACACAACACAGAGCACACGCCATAAACACTACGCGCAAGAGCTTGGAGGTTTATTAATAAAACGGTGCATATCTATTGAGATTGTTTCAGCTCCATGAGGTtaatgaaatgctcaagagcCTGGTGTTGGTGTCCATGAACAGTATTAAACACGCGTTTGGATTAATGAAACGGTGCGTAGCGAGTTGCGTTTTCATTTCAGCCTGTGTTTCCTCAGCACAATGCATGGGTCCCAGCATTTTCCAAACGTAAACACCAAACGTGGTTGCAAAACATGAATCCAAACACtacctaaatataaaaaaataaaataataaattggtcaaatagtatATTCTAAATTGAATGAGGATAGGTGCATAAGATCGTTGTGTTCAATTACAGCTTATTACCTTCAATATTttcacatacaaaatatctaaatagaaatagtataaaaaaaaaaaatgctaattagttcaaagaaaaaataacagtaaaaatctaaacaaattaatttgtATAGGAagctaacaaaaacaaatttcaattttgattctaattgaattttttctaaactttggtttaaaaaagaaaaaaaagaatatatatatatatatatatataacctaatTAATAAGGGACCTTACATAGTCATAGTATATTACATAAGtaacttataaaattaaattgtttttagttatataaaaaataactcataagtataaaatcattcaaactttctcttcctctaattttatatagagagttagatatatgattatgatttttttttttccttatcattttctacattaaattaactcatttggcacaacaattaaaaatttagattagatgagatatatagtgcaaaattaaactctaattgaaatccaacttttacattaaattaactcactttgcacaaaaatttaaaattttagattagatgggacacgtgACGCAAATTAGACTCTAATAGAATTCTAATTAGAAATCttattggattttctttcaactttacctatatatatgtgtgtgtaaaaatcgaagagttcaaattcaattagattccaaattagattccaattggagtccaattttgtACCACGtatccatttatttatttatttattttgggcaagtgaattattggatgcaaaaatcaaagagactAAATCCATTAacttttaaatcatatatatatatatatatatattaaatgagaaatcattacatattttaaaaatgtatagtTTAAAAAAGATGTAAGCTAATACCTTATATAATTGGAATATCTtctataaaaaatgtataacttgaaccgtgtaattgtgattgtttttaattgtactcgTGAATATACACAGTGTTACGCACTATTGACACTagttctaataattttttttccattgagtttaaattttgtataatctatatttagattttttctAAATACTTTCTATATTTACATACTATAATAGAATCCTATcatatcataataaatatttacaaatataaaCACAAGCATAAAAAATGCTTATTAATAACTtccttaattataaaaaaaaaaaaaaattctttttaattagGAAAAAACTAACATAAAGAGAacatcaatttaaaaaaaaaaatttggttttaaGAGTTACAAAAATGTAaactattttaattaatgttatttagaattcatagttttttttttttttttttaaataatgcaacCCAATACGAAACATGATTAAATTTGGTTTAAtgttctctaaaaaaaactaattaaattacacaatttttatagaaaagaaattctaatttgtcattttttatttaatgatatttattaattaagtatatatcatatataaatatttattgtcAAACTTTGCACTAGTTAGAGACTAGTGTGTGCATTATGAAACATTCCTGAAATTAGAGCCCCAATAACTCCTTTACCTCTTGCTCTTCATTAGTGATGGCCATACCCATTGGGTAATGGATATCCAACCCTACCCGATCCAATTATTCTAGGTAATACCCAGTTCTTAATGGGTAGAAGGTAATTTGGTAGGGTTTGGATATTATCCAAATATTTTGGGTAGGGTTTGGATATTACCCATTATTATCCATTTAACTAATTAGATCTAACTCAAACCCAACTCAATcaaattattatgggtaaacctcaacccacccaattacccaataatcaaaattacgAAATTACccctaaaacttgaaaatgaccaaattatTCCTAAAATCCTCTAAAATTGCCGAAATGcactctaaacctaaaaaatgaccaaaatacccccaaaatctaaaaatttccaaaatatcccaaaaacataaaaaaaatgaccaaaacacccccaaacctaaaaaatgaccaaaatacccctaaaaactaaaaattaccaaaataccccataaacctaaaaaatgaccaaaaaaccaccgaaacctaaaaattaccaaaataccttttaaacctaaaaaaatggccaaaatacccctgaaacataaaaaattaccgaaataccctctaaacctaaaaaatgaccaaaatacccctgaaacttaaaattacaaaaaaaaccctcgaaacattaaaaaaaattattgaaacacACACGAAGCCTAAAaagtgaccaaaatacccctgaaacataaaaaaattaccgaaatactccccataaacttaaaattactaaaataccctctaaacctaataaatgaccaaaatacccttgaaacttaaaaattaccaaaaaacccccgaaacattaaaaaaaattattgaaaca of Quercus lobata isolate SW786 chromosome 8, ValleyOak3.0 Primary Assembly, whole genome shotgun sequence contains these proteins:
- the LOC115955955 gene encoding protein transport protein Sec61 subunit alpha-like; the encoded protein is MGGGFRVLHLVRPFLSFLPEVESADRKVPFREKVIYTVISLFIFLVCSQLPLYGIHSTTGADPFYWMRVILASNRGTVMELGITPIVTSGLVMQLLAGSKIIEVDNNVREDRALLNGAQKLLGILIAVGEAVAYVLSGMYGSVSQLGVGNAILIIIQLCFAGIIVICLDELLQKGYGLGSGISLFIATNICENIIWKAFSPTTINSGRGAEFEGAVIALFHLLITRTDKVRALREAFYRQNLPNVTNLLATVLVFLIVIYFQGFRVVLPVRSKNARGQQGSYPIKLFYTSNMPIILHSALVSNLYFISQLLYRKYSGNFLVNLLGKWKESEYSSGQSIPVGGLAYYITAPSSLADMAANPFHALFYLVFMLSACALFSKTWIEVSGSSARDVAKQLKEQQMVMPGHRESNLQKELNRYIPTAAAFGGMCIGALTVLADFMGAIGSGTGILLAVTIIYQYFETFEKERASELGFFGF